Genomic window (Lampris incognitus isolate fLamInc1 chromosome 3, fLamInc1.hap2, whole genome shotgun sequence):
aagcagacagagaccagccagtaggatgaaagcagacagagaccagccagtaggatgaaagcagacagtagagaccagccagtaggatgaTAGCAGACAGAGACCAGCCATTAGGATGATAGCAGAcagagaccagccagtaggatgaaagcagacagagaccagccagtaggatgatagcagacagtagagaccagccagtaggatgaaagcagacagagaccagccagtaggatgatagcagacagtagagaccagccagtaggatgaaagcagacagtagagaccagccagtaggatgaaagcagacagtagagaccagccagtaggatgaaagcagacagagaccagccagtaggatgaaagcagacagagaccagccagtaggatgaaagcagacagagaccagccagtaggatgatagcagacagagaccagccagtaggatgaaagcagacagagaccagccagtaggatgatagcagacagtagagaccagccagtaggatgatagcagacagagaccagccagtaggacaaaagcagacagagaccagccagtaggatgaaagcagacagtagagaccagccagtaggatgaaagcagacagagaccagccagtaggatgaaagcagacagagaccagccagtaggatgaaagcagacagtagagaccagccagtaggatgaTAGCAGACAGAGACCAGCCATTAGGATGATAGCAGAcagagaccagccagtaggatgaaagcagacagagaccagccagtaggatgatagcagacagtagagaccagccagtaggatgaaagcagacagagaccagccagtaggatgatagcagacagtagagaccagccagtaggatgaaagcagacagtagagaccagccagtaggatgaaagcagacagtagagaccagccagtaggatgaaagcagacagagaccagccagtaggatgaTAGCAGACAGAGACCAGCCATTAGGATGATAGCAGACAGTAGAGACCAGCCATTAGGACAAAAGCAGACAGTAGAGACCAGCCATTAGGATGATAGCAGACAGTAGAGACCAGCCATTAGGACAAAAGCAGAcagagaccagccagtaggatgaaagcagacagagaccagccagtaggatgatagcagacagagaccagccagtaggatgaaagcagacagagaccagccagtaggatgatagcagacagtagagaccagccagtaggatgaaagcagacagagaccagccagtaggatgatagcagacagtagagaccagccagtaggatgatagcagacagtagagaccagccagtaggatgaTAGCAGACAGTAGAGACCAGCCATTAGGACAAAAGCAGAcagagaccagccagtaggatgaaagcaaacagagaccagccagtaggatgaaagcagacagagaccagccagtaggatgatagcagacagagaccagccagtaggatgaaagcagacagagaccagccagtaggatgaTAGCAGACAGTAGAGACCAGCCATTAGGATGATAGCAGACAGTAGAGACCAGCCATTAGGACAAAAGCAGAcagagaccagccagtaggatgatagcagacagagaccagccagtaggatgatagcagacagagaccagccagtaggatgaTAGCAGACAGAGACCAGCCATTAGGACAAAAGCAGAcagagaccagccagtaggatgatagcagacagtagagaccagccagtaggatgaaagcagacagtagagaccagccagtaggatgaaagcagacagagaccagccaataggatgaaagcagacagtagagaccagccagtaggatgaAAGCAGACAGAGACCAGCCAATAGGATGAAAGCAGACAGAGACCAGCCAATAGGATGAAAGCAGACAGTAGAGACGAGGCAATAGGATGATGGCAGACAGTAGAGACGAGGCAATAGGATGAAAGCAGACAGTAGAGACGAGGCAATAGGATGAAAGCAGACAGTAGAGACCAGCCAATAGGATGAAAGCAGACAGTAGAGACCAGCCAATAGGATGAAAGCAGACAGTAGAGACTAGCCAATAGGATGAAAGCAGACAGTAGAGACCAGCCAATAGGATGAAAGCAGACAGTCTCACTGTCACCCACCTGTCTATCTCACTGAAGCTGCTTGAAGGCTGGAGGTTCTTGGCACCGGATGCCCCTGAGGGCCCAGTGACAAGTCCCTCCTGCACCAGAGAGCTGTGTCCTGTTGTGTCAATCATCATAGTTGGCCCCTCCTCTTCTGTGGCACCTTCTTCTTCCTGGTTCTGCACCAATCCAGTCTTCTATCCTTTCCGTCTTTATCCGAACCCCGTCAACCATCGCCTCCTCGGCGCTCTGGGTCCGCTCTGCTTCGGCACTGGTCTCCACGTACCACTGTCCAGCCCGGTTTATCCGCAAGATGGGCTCCTTCCCCATTCGGCTCTGCTCCCCTCTCTGAGGGCTCAGGGGCTCCAATGCAGGGCTGGccccctccacccctccaccaGAGGAGCCTCTCCGTGGGCCAAGCAGccttccgcctcctcctcctctcactaCGGCCTCGGCCATCTTCCCGGCCCCCCGGGGACCGCCTGCGCCCCCCAACTCCTCCTCCAGGTCTACCAGGCTGATCTTCAGGTGGATTCCCTCCAGGATCTGCGTGCAGCGGTCGATGATGTGCTGCATCTGCAGGAAGCTTGCAGCAGTCAGGTAGCTGATGATGTCAGCCAGCTGCAGACACAGGCGGCCCGTGTAGCAGAAGGAAAGAAGCTGCTCAAACACAGATGGGTTTCGGATCACGGTCAGGGACACGGTGCTCATCTGGCTCAGCGACATGTGGTCTCGAAAGTAAGGCGAGCTGGCAGCCAGAACCACTTTATGGGCCCTGAAACTCTGACCCTGAACATTGACCACAATGTCACAGAGCCGGCCTTGCACACGCAGCTGGTTCAGATGGGTCAGAACCGAGTTACTGAAGTCTGGGATGTCCAGCTGGATGCTGCCCGCCTGCTCCATGCTGATGCTGCCTGGGGTCCCGTTGGTCTGAGACAGAAGACCAGAGAATGTCATCAAATCACACACAACTGTCACAACAAATTCCTATTCTGCATTTGCACTTACCTGGACGTGACTTACGTGTAAGGAACAGTTTCAGATACTTGTAGTGTGCAGCGTCGCTTCGCAGCAAGGGCGCCAGGCTGCTGTCCCAGGCTGCTGTCCCAGGCTGCTGTCCCAGGCTGCTGTCCCAGGCTGCTGTCCCAGGCTGCTGTCCCAGGCTGCTGTCCCAGGCTGCTGTCCCAGGCTGCTGTCCCGCTAACTCGCCTGCCTGCTTCTCACGGTGGCGGCAGGAAAGCTGTGCATGTTCAGCCGGCTCTGCTCGGCTGGCAACGTGGAAAAGTGCAGCCGAGCCCGGCCTCCTGTCCCCGGTCCCCGGGCGGActgcggcgcggcgcggcggggccggagccggagccggagccTCGCCCCGACGGGAGGCTTCTGGTTTTACTCCGCGGACGAGCCGGAATGCAGCGAGGCCGCTCCGCCTGAAGCCTCCGAGGTAGCGGCATAACGCGACGCCTCCATGGCCACCCGCCGATGCGACCTGATCACTGCGATATTAATTAATTACTGAGACATTTAAGCTCTGCTACTTCTCTCATCTTCCTTTATTCACGGCACAACACAAGGACCAAGAGCGGAGGAAACCCCTGGGCATTATGGGAAATGGTGTTTTTTAGGTTCTAAAACGTGCGTGAGTAGCGACGGAACTGTGAGTAGAAACATCATTTCCCGGCATACACTGCGCATCGATGCTCATTTTGGTGCTTGTAGTTTCTAAGGGGACCTTTCTTGAAAGCTCGCCTACAATTTATTATGTCCGACTCACAGCGTCTCCAACATTTCATCTTTACATTTtctacattttatttgtgtgtctATTTTCCTCTCAGCTGTACGCCGCCCGAGCCGGGCGTCTACTGTCTCACGTGAGCTGTCTCACGTCTTACTGGACATGTGGAGAGCTCAAGACAGacgcaaaataagaaaatcagtGTTAGAAACCGGAGGACTCTTACATGTCACAACCtgctgagacacttctgctccccgtctcacctgagacatttctgctccccgtctcacctgagacacttctgctccccgtctcacctgagaaacctctgctcccaaagtctcacctgagacacttctgctccccgtctcacctgagacacttctgctccccgtctcacctgagacacttctgctccccatctcatctgagacacctctgctccccaagtctcacctgagacacttctgctccccatctcacctgagacacctctgctcccaaagtctcacctgagacacttctgctccccgtctcacctgagacacttctgctccccatctcacctgagacacctctgctcccaaagtctcacctgagacacttctgctccccgtctcacctgagacacttctgctccccatctcacctgagacacctctgctccccaagtctcacctgagacacctctgctccccgtctcacctgagacacctctgctcccaaagtctcacctgagacacttctgctccccatctcacctgagacacctctgctccccgtctcacctgagacacctctgctccccgtctcacctgagacacctctgctcccaaagtctcacctgagacacttctgctccccatctcacctgagacacctctgctccccaagtctcacctgagacacctctgctccccgtctcacctgagacacctctgctcccaaagtctcacctgagacacttctgctccaagtctcacctgagacacctctgctccccgtctcacctgagacacctctgctcccaaagtctcacctgagacacttctgctccccgtctcacctgagacacttctgctccccgtctcacctgagacacttctgctccccatctaacctgagacacctctgctccccaagtctcacctgagacacttctgctccccgtctcacctgagacacttctgctccccatctcacctgagacacctctgctcccaaagtctcacctgagacacctctgctccccgtctcacctgagacacttctgctccccatctaacctgagacacctctgctccccaagtctcacctgagacacttctgctccccgtctcacctgagacacttctgctccccatctcacctgagacacctctgctccctaagtctcacctgagacacctctgctccccatctcacctgagacacctctgctcccaaagtctcacttgagacacctctgctccctaagtctcagctgagacacctctgctccccatctcacctgagacacctctgctcccaaagtctcactTGAGAAACCTCTGCTccctaagtctcacctgagacacctctgctccccatctcacctgagacacctctgctcccaaagtctcacctgagacacttcttctccccgtctcacctgagacacttctgctccccgtctcacctgagacacctctgctccccgtctcacctgagacacctctgctcccaaagtctcacctgagacacttctgctccccatctcacctgagaccACTCTGCTCcccaagtctcacctgagacacttctgctccccatctcacctgagacacctctgctccccaagtctcacctgagacacctctgctccccatctcacctgagacacctctgctcccaaagtctcacctgagacacttcttctccccgtctcacctgagacacctctgctccccatctcacctgagacacctctgctcccaaagtctcacctgagacacttcttctccccgtctcacctgagacacttctgctccccgtctcacctgagacacctctgctccccgtctcacctgagacacctctgctcccaaagtctcacctgagacacctctgctccccgtctcacctgagacacctctgctcccaaagtctcacctgagacacttctgctccccgtctcacctgagacacctctgcttcccgtctcacctgagacacctctgctcccaaagtctcacctgagacacatctgctccccgtctcacctgagacacttctgctccccgtctcacctgagacacttctgctccccatctaacctgagacacctctgctccccaagtctcacctgagacacttctgctccccgtctcacctgag
Coding sequences:
- the zbtb37 gene encoding LOW QUALITY PROTEIN: zinc finger and BTB domain-containing protein 37 (The sequence of the model RefSeq protein was modified relative to this genomic sequence to represent the inferred CDS: inserted 2 bases in 1 codon), which gives rise to MEQAGSIQLDIPDFSNSVLTHLNQLRVQGRLCDIVVNVQGQSFRAHKVVLAASSPYFRDHMSLSQMSTVSLTVIRNPSVFEQLLSFCYTGRLCLQLADIISYLTAASFLQMQHIIDRCTQILEGIHLKISLVDLEEELGGAGGPRGAGKMAEAVVRGGGGGRLLGPRRGSSGGGVEGASPALEPLSPQRGEQSRMGKEPILRINRAGQWYVETSAEAERTQSAEEAMVDGVRIKTERIEDWIGAEXQEEEGATEEEGPTMMIDTTGHSSLVQEGLVTGPSGASGAKNLQPSSSFSEIDRFSPTGSVVVLAERQRAKSESPGRVDDQRQPSSQGEEHAAFDMGGYEEYLREQVGDRWFRYNPRLTCIYCCKSFNQKGSLDRHMRLHMGITPFVCRICGKKYTRKDQLEYHIRKHTGNKPFHCHVCGKSFPFQAILNQHFRKNHPGCAPQEVAHSASPETTTVSVTSKGGQNDEASPSQEEPEGSSAGGVGGGFSEGPQASVSTTGPD